Proteins found in one Alicyclobacillus cycloheptanicus genomic segment:
- a CDS encoding DUF2249 domain-containing protein encodes MSEFAATVNATEYPPHQKHKVIFQTFDGLKPGEAMLLVNDHDPQPLRYQFELERPGIFSWEYIERGPETFRIRIGRIDA; translated from the coding sequence GTGAGCGAATTTGCAGCGACAGTCAATGCGACGGAATATCCGCCGCACCAAAAGCACAAAGTGATTTTCCAAACTTTCGATGGCCTCAAGCCGGGAGAAGCAATGCTCCTGGTCAATGATCACGATCCGCAACCGCTTCGTTATCAGTTTGAATTGGAGCGTCCAGGGATTTTCTCATGGGAATACATTGAACGCGGCCCGGAAACATTCCGTATTCGCATCGGTCGGATTGACGCATGA
- a CDS encoding DUF2249 domain-containing protein, whose protein sequence is MDDFAAIIDVRQFASRVKHQTIFAVWGALSPGSKMLLVNDHDPKPLYYQLDAEYSQQFEWTYLEAGPERWQVEIQKTVVPPADRTTNR, encoded by the coding sequence GTGGACGACTTTGCGGCGATCATCGACGTTCGTCAGTTTGCTTCTCGGGTCAAACATCAAACGATTTTCGCTGTTTGGGGAGCATTAAGCCCTGGTTCAAAGATGTTGCTGGTCAATGATCACGATCCAAAACCGCTTTACTACCAACTGGATGCAGAATACAGCCAGCAGTTTGAATGGACCTATCTGGAGGCGGGACCGGAACGGTGGCAGGTCGAAATTCAGAAAACCGTCGTACCGCCAGCGGATCGCACAACGAATCGATAA
- a CDS encoding DUF2249 domain-containing protein: MAGKIVVLDVREMLKKKEEPFQKIMVTVGELEEEDVFELHATFKPDPLIRVLGKQGFSSAVVEEGPEHFIVQFYKEETDIPYFHLDNRELDPPAPMVRTLEFLDGHEACQSGELGVEIWNVRVPALLLPELEERNYTFDVSDEGSGTVRVKIRRPR; encoded by the coding sequence ATGGCAGGAAAGATAGTGGTGCTGGACGTTCGGGAAATGCTTAAAAAGAAGGAAGAGCCCTTCCAAAAGATCATGGTGACGGTAGGTGAACTGGAGGAAGAGGACGTGTTCGAACTGCATGCCACGTTCAAACCGGATCCACTGATCCGAGTGCTTGGCAAACAAGGCTTTTCGAGCGCGGTGGTCGAGGAAGGCCCAGAACACTTCATCGTGCAGTTTTATAAAGAGGAAACGGACATTCCGTATTTCCACCTGGATAACCGTGAGCTGGATCCGCCGGCACCAATGGTCCGTACACTCGAGTTTCTTGATGGACATGAAGCTTGCCAATCTGGGGAGCTCGGCGTGGAAATCTGGAATGTGCGCGTACCTGCGCTCTTGTTGCCGGAGTTAGAAGAGCGGAACTACACGTTTGATGTTAGTGATGAAGGGAGTGGAACCGTGCGAGTAAAAATTCGCCGGCCACGGTAA
- a CDS encoding metal-sulfur cluster assembly factor, translated as MEEVREKLKEVYDPEIGVNVVDLGLIYKMEEPEEGTLHIEMTMTTPGCPAHDMISQNVEWAAAQAFGVGMVYVDVVWDPPWSPDMMSPEAQEQLGFR; from the coding sequence ATGGAGGAAGTTCGCGAAAAGCTGAAGGAAGTGTACGATCCGGAAATCGGGGTAAACGTGGTGGATCTCGGCCTCATTTACAAGATGGAGGAGCCGGAAGAGGGTACGCTTCATATTGAGATGACGATGACGACACCAGGTTGTCCAGCCCATGACATGATCAGTCAAAACGTCGAATGGGCAGCGGCGCAGGCGTTCGGTGTGGGCATGGTCTATGTAGATGTTGTGTGGGATCCGCCTTGGTCCCCCGATATGATGAGTCCCGAGGCACAGGAACAGTTGGGGTTCCGGTAA
- a CDS encoding hemerythrin domain-containing protein, with translation MKRESFHFSQDALRNVHISGDSKILQLCLKKDTCIAKRRIHESASMVVLSGVIRIQSAEREELLHGFDGVILEPAEEHAIAALEDSVVLLILIPRDRMGGLSYNHGEKPALASDDWKEQIVTELRVIADEHERVLAEFGDIQPYDTTRLEEVMKAVSRFVSHCMVAEDKFLFPLLAPYLGGEDVGPISRLHLEHKAIRDQYERCLGLYGKLTSDTGQVQTLFDEVDKLTRLLSDHLDKEDYHLLPMAGRLLSAEEKATFLDRWTSKADMMTSV, from the coding sequence TTGAAAAGGGAGTCTTTTCACTTCTCGCAGGATGCGCTTCGTAACGTGCATATCAGTGGCGATTCAAAGATATTGCAGCTCTGTTTGAAGAAGGATACGTGTATTGCAAAGCGTCGGATACACGAATCGGCTTCAATGGTCGTGCTTTCCGGAGTGATTCGTATACAATCAGCGGAACGAGAGGAACTGCTGCACGGGTTCGATGGTGTCATTCTCGAACCCGCTGAGGAACATGCAATCGCGGCGCTGGAAGACAGTGTTGTGCTGTTGATTTTAATCCCGCGAGACAGGATGGGCGGACTTTCTTATAACCACGGAGAAAAACCAGCCTTAGCGTCTGACGATTGGAAGGAACAGATTGTCACTGAATTGCGTGTGATCGCAGACGAACACGAACGGGTGCTGGCCGAATTCGGTGACATTCAACCTTACGATACCACGCGGCTTGAAGAAGTCATGAAAGCCGTCTCTCGGTTTGTGTCGCACTGCATGGTTGCCGAGGATAAGTTTCTCTTTCCGTTGCTCGCACCGTACTTGGGTGGAGAGGATGTCGGGCCAATCTCCAGACTGCATTTGGAACACAAAGCAATTCGCGACCAATACGAACGCTGTTTGGGGTTATACGGAAAACTAACCTCTGATACCGGACAGGTGCAAACATTGTTTGACGAGGTAGACAAATTGACGCGTCTGCTGTCTGACCACCTGGACAAAGAAGATTATCACCTGCTGCCGATGGCTGGGAGGTTACTCAGTGCAGAGGAAAAGGCAACTTTTCTTGACCGGTGGACGTCCAAGGCTGACATGATGACATCGGTATGA
- a CDS encoding ABC1 kinase family protein, whose protein sequence is MPLTTPGVVVGAMRRRLQIIRLAIWLYRAYKQIQRLQSRGGDKAAIEGLYASAGRDIRETANRLCGAIVKAGQFLGLREELFPQSFTTELRQLQDNIPPAPFSDVRNTISEACEQPIERVFRQIDPIPIASGSIAQVHRAELMNGQVVAIKVLRPGIEHLVAVDLSTLHHVAHLAKRIPALRSRLDFVALHRTFATTLERELNMCAEAEHMERMRGTLGSDSRITIPQVFSAYTTTRVLVMDFVEGANIRDAAQLESEHINRYAVRDALLDAYLKQLLVTGFVHLDPHPGNLAVLSDGKLALLDFGMVAEYSAEERNAFRNLMQRLFFRDFNGVASILQDLGFLLPESDTGELVNSIRSAVQQFNGAVLRELLRLRGFRVEAKYMLLVRCLGMLKTALTILTPDETDWPGVLSEHALPALLNRMDASNARV, encoded by the coding sequence ATGCCACTCACAACACCAGGCGTGGTTGTCGGTGCTATGCGCAGAAGATTGCAGATTATTCGGCTGGCAATCTGGTTGTATCGGGCATACAAACAGATCCAGAGATTGCAATCGCGTGGAGGCGACAAAGCAGCGATCGAGGGGCTTTATGCCTCTGCCGGGCGCGACATCAGGGAAACAGCGAACCGCCTGTGCGGTGCAATTGTCAAGGCGGGTCAATTTCTCGGTCTCCGAGAGGAACTATTTCCACAGTCATTTACAACTGAGCTCCGCCAGCTTCAAGACAACATTCCCCCTGCACCCTTCTCCGATGTACGCAATACCATTTCTGAAGCGTGCGAGCAACCGATCGAGAGGGTTTTCCGTCAAATTGATCCGATACCAATCGCATCCGGTTCGATCGCGCAGGTTCACCGTGCAGAGTTGATGAACGGACAGGTTGTTGCCATCAAGGTACTGCGACCGGGGATTGAACACCTTGTTGCTGTCGATTTATCTACACTCCATCATGTTGCACACCTGGCCAAACGAATCCCGGCGCTGCGCAGTCGTTTGGATTTCGTGGCATTGCACCGAACGTTTGCGACCACGCTCGAGCGCGAGCTAAATATGTGTGCAGAGGCGGAACATATGGAACGCATGCGGGGGACGCTGGGGAGTGATTCGCGGATCACGATCCCACAAGTATTCAGTGCCTATACGACGACGCGTGTGTTGGTGATGGACTTTGTGGAAGGGGCCAACATCCGCGATGCAGCGCAGCTCGAGTCGGAGCATATCAATCGGTACGCTGTTCGGGATGCATTGTTAGATGCGTACTTAAAGCAGCTTCTGGTGACGGGCTTCGTTCATCTAGATCCGCATCCAGGAAACCTGGCTGTGCTCTCTGACGGGAAACTGGCACTACTCGACTTTGGCATGGTTGCCGAATACAGTGCTGAAGAACGAAACGCATTCCGAAACCTGATGCAGCGTCTGTTTTTCCGAGACTTCAATGGCGTTGCGAGCATCTTGCAAGACCTTGGTTTCCTGCTGCCAGAATCGGATACGGGTGAATTGGTCAATAGTATTCGGTCGGCCGTTCAGCAATTCAATGGCGCCGTACTTCGCGAATTACTCAGGCTACGGGGTTTCCGGGTAGAAGCCAAATATATGTTGTTGGTTCGCTGCCTGGGGATGCTGAAGACGGCGTTGACCATTCTGACGCCGGACGAGACCGATTGGCCCGGAGTGTTGTCTGAACACGCGCTACCTGCACTGCTGAACCGAATGGATGCTTCTAACGCCCGAGTGTGA
- a CDS encoding aspartate/glutamate racemase family protein: MKRIGIVGGLSAESTVEFYRQLIRTYVDRFGDTGYPEIIIHSVSFKKFWDWSLQQEWDRFATGIVQAVLSLEKAGADFGVIAANMPHVVFDDVKAQTSLPLLHIADGVAFEAQSHGYTCVALLGTIPTMKAKFYPARLKKYGVRCIVPDAAEQQIVQNILESELFLGVRTRESERNLIEIVNALKSRGAEAAILACTELPMLLNSKNSPVPLLDSEALLVRATLETALSD; the protein is encoded by the coding sequence ATGAAGCGGATTGGAATTGTTGGAGGATTAAGCGCTGAATCTACAGTAGAGTTTTATCGCCAATTGATACGTACCTATGTTGACAGATTTGGTGATACTGGATATCCGGAAATCATCATACACAGTGTGTCGTTCAAGAAGTTCTGGGACTGGTCCCTTCAACAAGAGTGGGATCGATTTGCCACTGGGATCGTGCAAGCAGTTTTGTCCCTTGAAAAAGCGGGGGCTGATTTTGGAGTGATTGCGGCAAACATGCCTCATGTGGTATTTGACGACGTGAAGGCGCAAACGTCGCTCCCGTTGTTACATATTGCAGACGGAGTTGCCTTTGAAGCACAGTCACACGGGTACACCTGTGTGGCGTTGCTCGGCACCATCCCCACAATGAAGGCAAAATTCTATCCTGCACGCCTGAAAAAGTATGGGGTTCGCTGCATCGTTCCCGATGCGGCAGAGCAACAAATCGTACAAAATATCCTCGAATCTGAATTGTTTCTTGGCGTTCGTACAAGAGAGTCGGAACGTAATCTGATTGAAATTGTGAATGCGTTGAAATCGCGGGGAGCAGAAGCTGCAATTCTTGCATGTACGGAATTACCTATGCTGTTAAACTCAAAGAATAGCCCCGTTCCGCTGTTGGACTCCGAAGCGTTGCTCGTGAGGGCCACTTTGGAAACGGCCTTGAGCGATTAG
- a CDS encoding Rieske (2Fe-2S) protein, producing MAWHQVCKDSDVPLGDMKNYSIEDVDIDVYHLEDGWYATSDMCTHQDCSLSEGEIEGSEIVCRCHGGAFDIRTGVATRMPCAIPVETFAVRVRDGFVEVELD from the coding sequence ATGGCATGGCATCAAGTGTGCAAGGACTCCGATGTTCCACTCGGAGACATGAAAAATTATTCAATCGAAGACGTAGATATAGACGTCTACCACCTGGAGGACGGATGGTACGCAACTTCCGATATGTGTACGCATCAGGATTGCTCCCTTTCCGAGGGGGAAATTGAGGGATCCGAGATTGTCTGTCGGTGCCACGGAGGCGCATTCGACATCAGAACAGGGGTAGCCACTCGAATGCCGTGTGCCATCCCCGTGGAGACCTTCGCGGTGCGGGTTCGGGACGGTTTTGTCGAAGTGGAACTCGACTAA
- a CDS encoding class I SAM-dependent methyltransferase, with translation MRIPNFKSEEGSVLYKNTVGRVISPRVADVMLSHAISHLTSSTIRRVLDLGCGPGTLCVPIAAQYPRLLVTAVDSSDSMVVLGKEEAVRRGLNNIEFRVMNAGHIDLEPESFDLVLCNLAFPFFPRPFDSMCEVFGVVRPGGTVMFTVPGRHTWEEFFEVVRNVLGDVITMAKPFLSKFTQAEVLPDAMTAAGFEKLEEVRTRLPFHFANGKAVLDFFGELFHLLDYAPGEVRSELTEAIDRGYPEGFTMRYEAVLLSARRPGLRQSPGEVRSLNDSEHVQAN, from the coding sequence ATGCGTATTCCCAACTTTAAGTCGGAAGAAGGAAGCGTCCTGTATAAGAACACGGTCGGACGGGTGATTTCCCCGCGCGTTGCGGATGTCATGCTATCGCACGCCATTTCTCATTTGACATCCTCAACAATTCGCCGCGTCCTTGACCTGGGCTGCGGCCCAGGAACGCTTTGTGTACCAATCGCAGCCCAGTACCCACGATTGTTGGTTACAGCTGTGGATTCGTCCGACTCAATGGTCGTCCTCGGCAAGGAGGAAGCCGTAAGAAGAGGTCTTAACAACATTGAATTTCGGGTCATGAACGCCGGGCATATCGACCTCGAACCTGAATCGTTCGATTTAGTTCTGTGCAATCTTGCGTTCCCGTTCTTTCCACGGCCATTTGACAGCATGTGTGAAGTATTTGGCGTCGTCCGCCCCGGTGGCACGGTCATGTTTACAGTGCCCGGCAGACATACATGGGAGGAATTTTTTGAAGTCGTTCGCAACGTTCTAGGTGATGTGATTACGATGGCAAAACCTTTTCTCAGTAAATTCACCCAGGCTGAAGTGTTACCGGATGCCATGACTGCCGCTGGCTTTGAAAAGCTGGAAGAAGTACGCACTCGATTGCCCTTTCACTTCGCAAATGGCAAAGCGGTTCTCGATTTTTTTGGCGAGCTGTTCCATTTGCTCGATTATGCACCTGGTGAAGTAAGGTCGGAACTCACGGAAGCGATCGATCGTGGTTATCCAGAGGGATTTACCATGCGCTATGAGGCTGTGCTCTTGTCAGCTCGTCGCCCCGGATTGCGACAATCCCCTGGCGAGGTCCGATCGCTGAATGATTCCGAGCATGTGCAAGCGAATTGA
- a CDS encoding IS3 family transposase (programmed frameshift) — protein MTQKYDKEFKLHAVQLAMESGKPASQVARELGVSQKTLYGWMAKYKEDPATPFVGSGNLKPEVKALRDLERENRELREENANLKKSDAHLHQRPEVRYQFIHRHRSKFPVEKMCKILGVSRSGYYAWCGRPESERSKRRKRITKRIHQIFVKSRRLYGSPKVTQILRQEGERVAQKTVAKIMRENGLRSRTVRKYKATTYSNHNYPVQENVLNQAFVAERPNQVYMSDITYIPTDEGWLYLASVEDLCCRKIAGWRAGARMTKELCIGALEQAYERQRPTGPVLHHSDRGSQYASHDYQEKLREYGMVGSMSRKGNCFDNACIESFHSIIKRELVYLEKFKTREQAMKRIFEYIEVWYNRERVHSSLGYLTPVEFERRYYQSLKDAAS, from the exons ATGACACAGAAGTACGACAAGGAATTCAAACTTCATGCAGTTCAATTGGCTATGGAGAGTGGGAAGCCAGCGAGCCAGGTCGCTCGGGAACTTGGCGTCTCACAAAAGACACTGTATGGCTGGATGGCGAAGTACAAGGAGGATCCTGCTACCCCGTTCGTTGGTAGCGGGAACCTCAAGCCGGAAGTGAAGGCCTTACGGGATCTTGAGCGGGAAAACCGTGAACTGCGAGAGGAGAATGCAA ATCTTAAAAAAAGCGATGCGCATCTTCACCAACGACCGGAAGTAAGGTACCAATTCATCCACAGACACCGCTCCAAATTTCCGGTTGAGAAGATGTGCAAAATATTGGGTGTATCTCGGAGCGGGTATTATGCGTGGTGTGGACGCCCTGAGAGCGAGCGGTCCAAGCGTCGCAAACGAATCACGAAGCGGATTCATCAGATATTCGTGAAATCCCGTCGTCTCTATGGCAGCCCTAAAGTCACGCAGATCCTGCGCCAAGAGGGCGAGCGGGTGGCACAGAAGACCGTGGCCAAAATCATGCGGGAGAATGGGCTTAGAAGCCGTACAGTCCGCAAGTACAAGGCAACCACATACTCGAACCACAATTACCCTGTGCAGGAGAATGTGTTGAACCAAGCGTTCGTAGCCGAACGGCCCAACCAGGTGTACATGTCAGACATCACCTACATTCCAACGGACGAGGGTTGGCTGTACTTGGCCAGTGTCGAGGATCTGTGCTGCCGTAAGATTGCAGGTTGGCGTGCGGGTGCAAGGATGACGAAGGAACTGTGCATCGGGGCGCTGGAGCAGGCCTACGAACGCCAGAGGCCGACAGGACCTGTGCTGCATCATTCGGATCGTGGGAGCCAATACGCCTCTCATGACTACCAGGAAAAGCTGCGAGAATACGGGATGGTAGGCAGCATGAGCCGCAAGGGGAATTGTTTTGATAATGCATGTATCGAGTCGTTTCACAGTATTATCAAGCGAGAGCTCGTCTATCTGGAGAAGTTCAAGACGAGAGAGCAGGCAATGAAGCGCATCTTCGAATACATCGAGGTCTGGTACAACCGGGAGCGAGTTCACTCATCGCTGGGTTACCTAACGCCGGTTGAATTCGAAAGAAGATATTACCAATCCTTAAAAGATGCAGCAAGCTGA
- a CDS encoding hemerythrin domain-containing protein has protein sequence MEKFSLKFRDKPVQSILQRGESKFVQLSFKPGQGLTKHRAPLALTVVVLTGRVLFTVDDKTEVLEASEMLTVDPAVEHAIEAVEKSTVLLVLTPDVKQVEAPVSVANRPLEHESVYRHPELIEQIAPELRALVEDHMEVCKTLESVVHTPDQETIRTALWAIKGELDSHFVAEEKVLFPRMAAHVGGMDVGPVARLIEEHAHIRRLHAEAEELMTAWEQTGDEHAQSLLSEKVAELSRALLNHLGKEDSHLFPMASRLMTAEEKSVIAIELKAFKSSVAQ, from the coding sequence ATGGAGAAATTCTCGTTGAAATTTCGAGACAAACCGGTTCAGAGCATCCTGCAACGCGGAGAAAGTAAATTTGTCCAACTCTCATTCAAGCCGGGGCAGGGACTCACCAAGCACCGCGCTCCGTTGGCACTGACGGTCGTCGTACTGACTGGTCGTGTCTTGTTTACCGTCGATGATAAAACAGAAGTTCTGGAAGCATCCGAGATGTTGACGGTGGATCCTGCCGTAGAACATGCCATCGAGGCCGTCGAAAAAAGCACTGTGTTGCTCGTTCTGACACCGGACGTTAAGCAAGTGGAAGCACCGGTGTCAGTGGCCAATCGGCCGCTCGAACACGAGAGTGTTTATCGACACCCGGAGTTGATTGAACAGATTGCGCCGGAACTGCGGGCGCTGGTGGAAGATCACATGGAAGTGTGCAAGACGTTGGAGTCTGTGGTACATACCCCAGACCAGGAGACGATCCGTACTGCGCTTTGGGCAATCAAAGGAGAACTCGACAGTCACTTTGTGGCCGAGGAGAAGGTATTGTTCCCACGGATGGCTGCGCACGTCGGAGGAATGGATGTCGGTCCGGTGGCGCGGTTGATTGAAGAACACGCCCACATCCGGCGCTTACATGCGGAAGCAGAAGAACTCATGACCGCCTGGGAACAGACCGGAGATGAGCACGCGCAGTCCTTGCTTTCGGAGAAGGTTGCAGAGCTGTCGAGGGCACTCCTCAACCACCTTGGCAAGGAAGACAGCCACTTGTTCCCGATGGCAAGCAGGCTCATGACCGCAGAAGAAAAGTCTGTGATCGCAATTGAGCTCAAGGCATTTAAGTCTTCTGTGGCGCAGTAA
- a CDS encoding Mrp/NBP35 family ATP-binding protein has product MVTKEQVLEALRDVEDPEVHRSIVELEMVKSIEISDSHVRVEVLLTIRGCPLHTTIENAVREKLLSLSGVKTVDVQIGHMTDEERARFAEAVRGKPANQGTPTILDPAKGVEFIAIASGKGGVGKSTVTANLGRALSQMGLRVGIIDADIYGFSIPGIFGLKYQKPTVIDDLIMPIEIGNLRIISMHYFVPENNPVVWRGPMLGKMLRNFFGEVYWGDLDVMLLDLPPGTGDIALDVHQLLPKSKEIIVTTPQPGAADVAVRSGLMGLRTNHQIIGVVENMSYYTCANCGEKTYLFGRGGGDRVARELQTEVLQQIPIADMSKDASALFTDGSPQAQAYHTLAQQVVKAAKLGVPATI; this is encoded by the coding sequence TTGGTAACGAAAGAGCAAGTATTGGAGGCACTTCGTGACGTTGAAGATCCGGAAGTACACCGAAGTATAGTGGAACTTGAGATGGTGAAGTCCATCGAAATCAGCGACAGCCATGTGCGGGTGGAAGTGCTGTTGACGATTCGGGGATGCCCGCTTCATACGACGATTGAAAACGCCGTCCGAGAGAAGCTGTTGTCGCTTTCGGGTGTGAAGACAGTCGACGTCCAGATTGGACATATGACGGATGAAGAACGAGCCCGGTTTGCCGAAGCCGTTCGCGGGAAGCCAGCCAATCAGGGCACTCCTACAATTCTCGATCCTGCTAAAGGTGTGGAATTCATCGCGATTGCGTCCGGAAAAGGCGGTGTTGGGAAGTCGACCGTCACCGCGAATCTCGGGCGTGCGCTAAGCCAAATGGGGCTCCGGGTCGGTATCATCGATGCAGACATCTACGGGTTCAGCATACCAGGAATTTTCGGATTGAAGTATCAGAAACCTACCGTGATCGACGACCTGATCATGCCCATCGAAATTGGGAATCTGCGCATCATTTCCATGCACTATTTTGTACCTGAGAATAACCCTGTCGTATGGCGCGGACCAATGCTCGGGAAGATGCTGCGCAATTTCTTTGGCGAAGTTTACTGGGGAGATCTTGATGTGATGCTGCTTGATTTACCGCCTGGGACAGGGGACATTGCGCTTGACGTGCATCAGTTGCTGCCAAAAAGCAAGGAGATCATCGTTACAACGCCGCAGCCAGGTGCGGCTGATGTCGCAGTTCGTTCCGGACTCATGGGACTACGGACCAACCATCAGATTATCGGCGTGGTTGAAAATATGTCTTATTACACTTGTGCCAACTGCGGCGAAAAAACATATCTCTTTGGTCGCGGTGGGGGAGACCGTGTGGCACGGGAACTGCAGACGGAGGTATTGCAGCAAATCCCTATCGCAGATATGTCTAAGGACGCATCCGCTCTCTTTACCGACGGGAGCCCACAAGCGCAGGCTTATCACACATTGGCGCAGCAAGTGGTCAAAGCGGCTAAGTTGGGAGTTCCCGCAACAATCTGA
- a CDS encoding cupin domain-containing protein — protein MAKLVKTADLAWEPTNVEGIAGKSLIQFAEGTAKLIRLEPGARYPNHQHPKRTEYAYVLSGNAILTVGDEELEATVGDFLMFPTDTPHALANRSDGDAVLFVGAVYHSDTDH, from the coding sequence GTGGCTAAACTTGTGAAGACGGCTGATTTAGCATGGGAGCCAACCAACGTTGAAGGGATTGCAGGGAAAAGCCTCATTCAGTTTGCAGAAGGCACAGCCAAACTCATTCGCTTGGAACCGGGCGCACGCTATCCAAATCATCAACATCCAAAGCGAACAGAATACGCGTACGTCCTATCCGGCAACGCGATTCTCACAGTTGGAGACGAGGAATTAGAGGCGACTGTAGGAGACTTCCTCATGTTTCCCACGGATACCCCACATGCTCTCGCAAACCGGTCTGATGGTGATGCGGTCTTGTTTGTCGGGGCCGTTTACCACTCAGACACCGACCACTAA
- a CDS encoding DUF488 domain-containing protein, whose product MNQIRLQHKRIYEPIDPSDGMRILVDRLWPRGVRKDAAKVDVWLKEIAPSPDLRSWFDHNADRFPAFRTAYEMELSVNEEHRKAVAQVMDWLQDGSVTLLYAAKDPHYNHVVVLHDFLMQQIEQQEVAQTEG is encoded by the coding sequence ATGAATCAGATTCGTTTACAACACAAACGCATCTACGAACCCATCGATCCGAGTGATGGTATGCGTATCTTGGTGGATCGACTGTGGCCGAGAGGTGTTCGGAAGGACGCGGCTAAGGTGGATGTTTGGCTGAAGGAGATTGCCCCCAGTCCGGACCTTCGATCCTGGTTTGACCACAATGCGGATCGTTTCCCCGCGTTTCGAACCGCCTATGAAATGGAGCTCTCTGTCAATGAAGAGCACCGAAAGGCGGTGGCACAGGTCATGGACTGGTTGCAAGATGGTTCCGTGACCCTGTTGTATGCCGCGAAGGATCCCCATTACAACCATGTCGTGGTGCTGCACGACTTCCTGATGCAGCAAATTGAGCAGCAAGAAGTCGCTCAAACGGAGGGTTGA
- a CDS encoding group II intron maturase-specific domain-containing protein, whose translation MDANKQAKASLVIRLLNPVIRGWGNYYSTQVSKRTFAYCDHRINEMLWRWAKRRHPKKSARWIYQRYFPRQGSRNWVFSDGGYTLATMTDVRIIRHIKIQGCRSPYRPNDQEYFVTRREQLLLKRLNGFQKKVVRKTSGRCPLCGCNISVEHFRRWQNNGEDAILFARMIPERLGGHDTIENVCVTHRWCYEKYRAAFGYDVLPDNPERFLSNQEKIVNGRVVWMHKHLSRDEELKDYRMA comes from the coding sequence TTGGACGCCAACAAGCAGGCCAAAGCCTCTTTGGTTATACGGCTGCTCAACCCAGTCATTCGAGGATGGGGCAACTACTACAGCACACAGGTTAGCAAGCGGACGTTTGCCTACTGTGACCACCGAATCAACGAAATGCTGTGGAGATGGGCAAAGAGGCGACACCCGAAAAAGAGTGCACGGTGGATATACCAGAGGTACTTCCCCCGACAGGGAAGCAGAAACTGGGTTTTCTCGGATGGCGGATATACACTGGCCACCATGACCGATGTGCGTATCATTCGGCACATCAAGATACAGGGATGCCGCTCCCCCTATCGTCCAAATGACCAAGAGTACTTCGTCACACGACGGGAGCAACTGCTGCTCAAACGGCTAAATGGATTCCAGAAGAAAGTGGTGCGCAAAACGAGTGGCAGATGTCCTCTATGCGGGTGCAACATATCTGTAGAGCACTTCCGCCGTTGGCAAAACAACGGAGAGGACGCCATTCTATTTGCTCGGATGATTCCAGAGCGACTGGGCGGGCACGACACGATTGAAAATGTGTGCGTTACTCATAGATGGTGCTACGAGAAGTATCGTGCGGCTTTCGGTTACGATGTTCTCCCAGACAACCCGGAACGCTTCCTCTCCAACCAAGAGAAGATTGTCAATGGACGAGTTGTTTGGATGCACAAGCACCTATCAAGGGATGAGGAACTTAAAGACTACAGGATGGCTTGA